Proteins from a single region of Larus michahellis unplaced genomic scaffold, bLarMic1.1 SCAFFOLD_301, whole genome shotgun sequence:
- the LOC141736893 gene encoding centrosome-associated protein CEP250-like isoform X2: MAQELLQKEEQHTDTLKVREADHQGEINKLLQDVTIAEGQRLSWLSEKRLLSQRLERLQRAVARLDQEKTELKQYSAELRRTLEEVERERRRLRRCCRGRALPDAGGSSLSESDQHKMLVSQQVRPGSYLVGGGSGQMEERWQQPPSIDRVSLPQTQLAQDGK, translated from the exons ATGGCgcaagagctcctgcagaaagaagagcagcatacCGACACCCTCAAAGTTCGGGAGGCCGACCACCAAGGGGAgataaacaagctcctgcaaGACGTG acgattgcagaagggcagcggctgtcctggctctcggagaagagactcctgtcgcagcggctggaacgtctgcagcgagcagttgcaaggctggaccaggagaagacggagctgaagcaatacagtgctgagctcaggaggactctggaggag gtggaacgtgaacggaggaggctgaggagatgTTGCAGAGGTCGGGCGCTGCCAGATGCAGGCGGATCTTCTCTCTCCGAGTCTGACCAGCACAAGATGCTGGTGTCTCAGCAGGTGAGACCAGGATCCTACTTGGTGGGAGGAGGCTCTGGCCAGATGGAGGAAcgatggcagcagccccccagtatAGACcgg GTGTCCCTTCCGCAGACGCAGCTGGCGCAAGACGGGAAATAG
- the LOC141736893 gene encoding uncharacterized protein LOC141736893 isoform X3 encodes MAQELLQKEEQHTDTLKVREADHQGEINKLLQDVQTIAEGQRLSWLSEKRLLSQRLERLQRAVARLDQEKTELKQYSAELRRTLEEVERERRRLRRCCRGRALPDAGGSSLSESDQHKMLVSQQVSLPQTQLAQDGK; translated from the exons ATGGCgcaagagctcctgcagaaagaagagcagcatacCGACACCCTCAAAGTTCGGGAGGCCGACCACCAAGGGGAgataaacaagctcctgcaaGACGTG cagacgattgcagaagggcagcggctgtcctggctctcggagaagagactcctgtcgcagcggctggaacgtctgcagcgagcagttgcaaggctggaccaggagaagacggagctgaagcaatacagtgctgagctcaggaggactctggaggag gtggaacgtgaacggaggaggctgaggagatgTTGCAGAGGTCGGGCGCTGCCAGATGCAGGCGGATCTTCTCTCTCCGAGTCTGACCAGCACAAGATGCTGGTGTCTCAGCAG GTGTCCCTTCCGCAGACGCAGCTGGCGCAAGACGGGAAATAG
- the LOC141736893 gene encoding uncharacterized protein LOC141736893 isoform X1, with product MAQELLQKEEQHTDTLKVREADHQGEINKLLQDVQTIAEGQRLSWLSEKRLLSQRLERLQRAVARLDQEKTELKQYSAELRRTLEEVERERRRLRRCCRGRALPDAGGSSLSESDQHKMLVSQQVRPGSYLVGGGSGQMEERWQQPPSIDRVSLPQTQLAQDGK from the exons ATGGCgcaagagctcctgcagaaagaagagcagcatacCGACACCCTCAAAGTTCGGGAGGCCGACCACCAAGGGGAgataaacaagctcctgcaaGACGTG cagacgattgcagaagggcagcggctgtcctggctctcggagaagagactcctgtcgcagcggctggaacgtctgcagcgagcagttgcaaggctggaccaggagaagacggagctgaagcaatacagtgctgagctcaggaggactctggaggag gtggaacgtgaacggaggaggctgaggagatgTTGCAGAGGTCGGGCGCTGCCAGATGCAGGCGGATCTTCTCTCTCCGAGTCTGACCAGCACAAGATGCTGGTGTCTCAGCAGGTGAGACCAGGATCCTACTTGGTGGGAGGAGGCTCTGGCCAGATGGAGGAAcgatggcagcagccccccagtatAGACcgg GTGTCCCTTCCGCAGACGCAGCTGGCGCAAGACGGGAAATAG